In the genome of Bosea sp. ANAM02, the window TCATTCCACCTTCACCGCGCGTCGCGCCAGAATCCGGGGCTCCGCCAGCGGCGCGTGCAGCACGTAGCGCAATTCATAGACGCCCGGCTGGTCCGGTGCCTCCAGCACCGCCTCGACATTCTCGGCCGGGAAGAAGCGCGGGCCCTCCGTATCGGCCGGTGCGTCGGGCTTCACCAGCATGACGCGGTCCTGCTCGCCATTGGGGCCGATGCCGCGCACCGGCAGGCCCTGGCCACGGCCGACGCGCTCCGGCGCGGCGAGCGTCGCACTCGGCTCCGTCGTGACGAGGGGCTGGCGCAAGAGGATCACCGGCGCGCCGTCCTTCTCGACCGTCAGGCGCAGTTCGTAGGTGCCGACCACGCCCGGCGTCGGCAGGGCGGGCACCGTGTGCTTCGGCTCGACGACGACGATCGCCCTGCTCGCCGGATCGTCCGGGCGGGCGATGGCGAGCCGGGCGCCCTGCGGCGCGTTGCTCAGGAAGACGCCGAGCGGCGCGCCGGCGACGATGGTCCGGGCCGCGGAGAGGGCGGGGGCGTTGCTGCGCCGTTGCGACGGTTTCGTCTGCGCGGCGGCCGTCACGGGAAGCAGGGCGGCGAATCCGATCAGGGAACGGCGTTTCACGTTCATCCTCTCGCCAGCGCCCGGATGCGCTCCGCGAGCTGGGGGTGGCGCGTGGTGAGAGCCCGAAAATCGACGGGGTCGAGCACCAGCAGCTTGGAAGGAGCCGTCGCCACCGCCGCCTGCGGGCAGGGCGAGTGGCTCGCGATGGCGATATCATCGAGCTGGAGTTCGCCGAAAAAATGACCTTCGTCGAGCCGGTCGCGGCTGTCGGCATGCGCGACCTCGACCTCGCCGCTGGCGATGAAATAGAGCGCCCGGCCGGGCTCGCCCTGATGCATGATGACGGCGCCGCTGCGCACCGTCTGGGCGCGCAGGAACTGCATCACCGCCGCAATCTCGCTGGCATCGAGCCCGCCGAACAGCGGCACGCGCGCGATCATGCTCCAGGTCACCACGAATTCACGCCGGTGGATTTCCTGCGCGAAGGCGGTGGCGACGATGCCGACCGGCAGGGCGAGCATGATCAGGCCGAGCACGGCGGTGACGGCAGCAACGGCCTTGCCGGCCGCGGTGACCGGATAGGCATCGCCATAGCCGACCGTGGTCAGGGTGATGATCGCCCACCACATCGCATCGGGGATCGTGCCGAACTTGTCGGGCTGGGCCTCATGCTCGACGAGATGCATGGCGCTCGCCGCGACCAGCATCACGCCCATCAGGATGACGAAGCAGGCGACGAGCGCCTTGCGCTCGGACGCCAGCGCCGCCGCCAGCGACGCCATGCCGGGCGAGTAGCGCCCCAGCTTGAAGAAGCGCAGCAGGCGCAGCAGCAGCAGGATCCTGATCTCGCTGAAGCCGAACAAACCTGCGGCCAGCGGCAGGATCGCGAGCAGATCGATGATGGCCGGGAAGGAGGCGAGATAGGCGAACCGGGCGCGCGTCGCGCTCATGCCGCGATAGCGGGCGTTCTCGGGTGCGATCCAGATGCGGACGACGTATTCGAGGGTGAAGAGCGCGAGCGAGATGCGCTCCAGCAGGTCGAAGCCGGGGCCGAAGCGGGCGGCCAGCTCCGGAACGGATTCCAGCACGATCGCCAGTACGTTGGCGCAGATCAGAACGACCAGCGCCCGGTGGATCACGGTGGCGACGAGATCGTCGCCGGCACCGTGATCGAACCACAGGTGAACCTGCCGCCGCCAGCCCTGTCCAGGCGTGGCGGAGGCCATGCTCGCCTCAGCCCATCGCCGCGGCGACGGCATCGAGCGCGGCTTGCGCCTTGCTGCCGTCCGGCCCGCCGGCCTGGGCCATGTCGCGACGGCCGCCGCCGCCCTTGCCGCCGAGCTGCTCGGAAGCGGCGCGGACCAGCGCGACCGCGTCGAAGCGCTCGGTCAGGTCGGGCGTGACGCCGACGACGACGCCGGCCTTGCCGTCCTCGGCGACGCCGACGATGGCCACGACGCCGGAACCGACGCGGGCCTTCGCCTCGTCGGCGAGGCTCTTCAGGTCCTTCATCTCGATGCCGGTGACGGCGCGGGCCAAGAGCTTGGCGCCGGCGATCTCCTGGATCGGCTCCTCGGCCGCGCCGCCGCCGCCCATGGCGAGCTTCTTGCGGGCCTCGGTCAGTTCGCGATCGAGCTTGCGGCGCTCCTCGATCAGCGCGGCGAGACGGTTGCCGGCCTCGTTGGCGGGAACCTTGAGCAGGCTGGCGAGACCGTCGAGCAGGCGCGATTCCTCATTGAGGCGCAGGCGGGCGCCATTGCCGGTCATGGCTTCGAGGCGGCGCACGCCGGCCGCCACCGCGCCTTCGCCGACGATGCTGACGAGGCCGATATCGCCGGTGCGTGAGGCATGGGTACCGCCGCAGAGCTCGACCGAATAGGCGCGGCCGGCCGGGTTCGTTCCCATCGCGACGACGCGGACTTCGTCACCGTATTTCTCGCCGAAGAGGGCGCGCGCCCCGGAGGCGATCGCCTCATCGACGCTCATCAGGCGGGTCGTGACCGGCTCGTTCTGGAGGACGATCGCATTAGCGATTTCCTCGACCTCGCGCAGTTCCTCGGCGCTGATGGGCTTGGGATGCGAGAAGTCGAAGCGCAGGCGATCGGCCGAGACCAGCGAGCCCTTCTGCGCGACATGGTCGCCGAGCACGAGGCGCAGCGCCTCGTGCAGCAGGTGCGTCGCCGAATGGTTGGCGCGGATCGCGGTGCGGCGCTCGTGATCGACAACGAGCTCGACGGCGGCGCCGAGCTTCAGTTCGCCTTCCTTGACGGTCACGCTATGGGCGAAGACATCGCCGAGCTTCTTCTGGACGTCGCTGATCTCGACCACCGTGCCCGGCGCCTTGACGAGCCCGGCATCGCCGACCTGGCCGCCGGACTCGCCGTAGAACGGGGTCTGGTTGACCAGCATGAAACCGCTCTCGCCGGCCTTCAGCGACGGGACCTCGGCATTGTCGCGGATCAGCGCGGTGACGACGCCCTCGGCGGTCTCGGTGTCGTAGCCGAGGAACTCGGTCGCGCCGACCTTGTCGCGCAGCGGGAACCAGAGCGTTTCGGTCGCAGCCTCGCCGGAACCCGACCAGGCGGCGCGCGCCTTGGCCTTCTGCTGCTGCATGGCGGCATCGAAACCCTCGGTATCGACGGTGATCTCGCGGGCGCGCAGTGCGTCCTGCGTCAGGTCGAGCGGGAAGCCGTAGGTGTCGTAGAGCGTGAAGGCGACGTCGCCCTTGAGGCTCTGGCCGGCGGTCAGATCCTTCGAGGCGTCGTCGAGCAGGGTGAGGCCGCGCGCCAGCGTGGTGCGGAAACGGGTTTCCTCCAGCTTCAGCGTCTCGGTAATCAGGGGCTCGGCGCGGAGCAGTTCGGGATAGGCACGGCCCATCTCGCGGGTCAGCGCCGGCACGAGCTTGTAGAGCAGCGGCTCCTTGGCGCCGAGCAACTGCGCATGGCGCATGCCGCGGCGCATGATCCGGCGCAGCACATAGCCGCGGCCCTCGTTCGAGGGCAGCACGCCATCGGCGATCAGGAAGGCGGAGCAGCGCAGATGATCGGCGATGACGCGATGGCTCGCCTTCATCGGACCGTCCGGATCGACCGAGGTCAGGTCGGCGATGGCCGTGATCAGGGCGCGGAACAGGTCGATATTATAGTTGTCATGCGTGCCCTGGAGCACGGCCGCGATGCGCTCCAGCCCCATGCCGGTATCGATCGAGGGGCGGGGCAGGTCCGTGCGGATGCCGCCGGCCGCCTCCTCGTATTGCATGAACACAAGGTTCCAGATCTCGATGAAGCGGTCGCCGTCCTGCTCGGCGGAGCCGGGCGGGCCGCCCCAGATATGGTCGCCATGGTCGTAGAAGATCTCGGAGCAGGGGCCGCAGGGGCCGGTATCGCCCATGCGCCAGAAATTATCCGAGGTCGGGATACGGATGATCCTGTCGTCGGTCAGGCCGGCGATCTTCTTCCAGAGCGCATGCGCCTCGTCGTCCTCGGAATAGACGGTGACCGTCAGCTTGTCCTTGGGTAGGCCGAATTCGCGCGTGACCAGGGTCCAGGCGTGATGGATCGCCTGTTCCTTGAAATAATCGCCGAAGGAGAAGTTCCCCAGCATCTCGAAGAAGGTGTGGTGGCGGGCGGTGTATCCGACATTGTCGAGATCGTTGTGCTTGCCGCCGGCGCGCACGCATTTCTGGGCGGTGGTGGCGCGCGAATAGGGGCGCTTCTCCTGGCCGGTGAAGACGTTCTTGAACTGCACCATGCCCGAATTGGCGAACATCAGCGTCGGGTCGTTGCGCGGCACGAGCGGGCTCGACGGCACGATCTCGTGGCCCTGGGACTTGAAGTAGTCGAGGAAGGTCGACCGGATATCGTTGACGCCGCTCATCGCTCTTTTGCGCTTCTCAACTCGGGCAGAAGCCGGGCGCACCCGGCAGGAAGGTCCGGTTCTAGTCAGGCGGCTCGCGCCTGTCCAGAAAGCTCGATGCGCTGCACTGGTCCAAGGCCTTACCGGCAAACGAAAAGGGCGGCCCGGAGGCCGCCCGTTGCATTGGAACGTCATTCTCGGGCGGAGCGAAGCGCAGACCCGAAAACCTCTTTCAGGATAGGTCGCCTCATTCGGCCCGAGATGCTCGGGTCAAGCCCGAGCATGACGGCGTTCGATGTCTCAGGCCTCGCCTTCGTCGAGATCGTCTGCGGTCGGCGCTGCCTCGTCGAGGATGCGGTCGGCGACGAGGCCGGAATTCTGCCGGATCGTGGCCTCGATCTTGGCGGCGACGTCCGGGTTGGCCTTGAGGAAGCTTTTGGCGTTCTCGCGACCCTGGCCGAGGCGCTGGCTGTCGAAGGAGAACCAGGCGCCGGCCTTCTCGACCATGCCGGCCTTGACGCCGAGATCGATCAGCTCGCCGACTTTGGAGATGCCCTCGCCGAACATGATGTCGAACTCGACCTGCTTGAAGGGCGGCGCGACCTTGTTCTTGACGACCTTGACGCGGACCTGGTTGCCGGTCGCCTCGTCGCGCTCCTTCAGCGTCGAGACGCGGCGGATGTCGAGGCGCACGGAAGCGTAGAACTTGAGCGCGTTGCCGCCGGTGGTCGTCTCCGGCGAACCGTACATCACGCCGATCTTCATGCGAATCTGGTTGATGAAGATGACCATGCAGTTCGAGCGCGAGATCGAGGCGGTGAGCTTGCGCAGGGCCTGGCTCATCAGGCGGGCCTGGAGGCCCGGCTGGACATCGCCCATCTCGCCCTCGATCTCGGCACGGGGCGTCAGCGCCGCGACCGAGTCGACCACGAGCACGTCGATCGCGCCGGAGCGGACGAGCGTATCGGTGATCTCCAGCGCCTGCTCGCCGGTATCGGGCTGCGAGATCAGGAGGTCGTCGAGATTGACGCCGAGCTTGCGGGCATAGACCGGGTCGAGCGCATGCTCGGCATCGACGAAGGCGCAGACCCCGCCCTTCTTCTGGGCCTCGGCGATGGTGTGCAGGGCGAGCGTGGTCTTGCCCGAGGATTCCGGCCCGTAAATCTCGACGATGCGGCCCTTGGGCAGGCCGCCGACGCCGAGCGCGATGTCGAGGCCGAGCGAACCGGTCGAGATCGTCTCGATCTCGATCGCCTGCGGGTTCTTGCCCAGCCGCATGATCGAGCCCTTGCCGAAGGCGCGTTCGATCTGGGAGAGCGCCGCATCGAGCGCCTTGGCCTTGTCCATCGAGGAGCCTTCCACGAGTTTGAGATTCGCCTGATTCACGTTTCGGGCTCCTTATGGCAGGGCGAGGGGGACATCTCAATGCGTCTTGACATGAGAATGGTCACGCTTTGTTCCTGCTATCAAGTTCTTTTTTTGTTCTCAGTGTCAGTTTCTGTCAGGAGATGTGTCAGGAGCTGTCACGGGAGGCATGGGCGCCGGTCGCTTCAGCCCTCATCCTGAGGAACAAGCCGGAGGCTTGCGTCTCGAAGGATGTTCCAGATGTTCCGGGAGCCTCCTGAAACATCCTTCGAGACGCCGCTACGCGGCTCCTCAGGATGAGGGCTGAGAGAGGCTGGAACGGGCCCTCAGCCCATCGCCGCCTTCACGGTCTCGACGAGCTGCTTCATCGTGAAGGGCTTGGGCAGGAAGTGGAATTCCTCGCCTTCCGGCAGGTTCTTGCGGAAGGCCTCTTCGGCATAGCCGGAGACGAAGACGACCTTGGTGTTCGGGTTGCGCTTGCGCAATTCGCCGAGCAGCGTCGGGCCGTCCATTTCCGGCATCACCACGTCGGAGACGACGAGATCGATCTGGCCGTCGTTCTGCAGGAACGTATCCAGCGCCTCGACGCCGGAGGCAGCCTCGTGGACGGTGTAGCCGCGCGAGACCAGCATACGGGCGTTGAGGGCGCGGACCGCATCCTCGTCCTCGACCAGCAGGATGACGCCGGCGCCGGTATGGTCGGCAGCGAGCTTCTTCGGCGCTTCCCTGGCGGCGGCTTCCGCGGCGATCTCCTCCTGGCTCGGGACATGGCGGGGCAGGAAGATCTGGAAGGCCGTGCCCTTGCCGATGGTCGAGTCGACGAAGACATAGCCGCCGGTCTGCTTGACGATGCCGTAGACCATGGAGAGGCCGAGACCGGTGCCCTTGCCGACCTCCTTGGTGGTGAAGAAGGGCTCGAAGATCTTGTCGAGATGCTCCTGCGGGATGCCGGTGCCGGTATCCTCGACCTCCAGCAGCACGTAATCGTCGGTCGGCAGGGCCTCGTGGCCGAAAGAGGCGCAGTCCTCGCGGGCGACGTTGCGGGTGCGCACCGCAAGCCTGCCGCCGTCCGGCATGGCGTCGCGGGCGTTGACGGCGAGGTTGACGATGACCTGTTCGAGCTGGCCGAGATCGGCCTTGACCGGCCAGAGGTCGCGGCCCTGGCGGACGTCGAGCGTGACCTTGTCGGCGACGACGCGCTTCAGCATCAGCGAGAGGTCGGAGAGCACCTCGCCCAGCTCCAGCACCTGCGGGCGCAGGGTCTGGCGGCGCGAGAAGGCAAGAAGCTGCCGCACCAGCGCCGCGGCGCGGTAGGCGTTCTGCTTGATCTGCATGATGTCCGGGAAGGACGGGTCGGTGGGCCGATGACTCGCCAGCAGGAACTCGGAGGCGTTGATGATGACCTGCAGCACGTTGTTGAAGTCGTGCGCGATGCCGCCGGCGAGCTGGCCGACCGCCTGCATCTTGCCGGCCTGATCCATGTTGTCGCGCAGTTTGCGCTCGGCCGTCGTCTCCAGCGCGTAGACGATGGCGCGCTCGCCGTCGCCGCCCTCGGTGCCGGCGACGGGGGTAAGGTACAGCTTGGCCGAGCGGCCGTCCTCGCCGGCGAGCGCGAGATCGAGCGGGGCGCCGCCCGAACGCCCGGCGACCACCTCGGCCAGCGCAGCGTCGAGGCCCGCACCGGAGGCGACGAGATCGTGGATGGTGCGGGGGCGCAGGCCTGCCGGGATCAGGCGGGCGAAGGCGGCGTTCGAGTGCAGGATCGCGCCGGTCTCGTCGACGGTCGCGATCGCCATCGGCGTCGAATGGAAGAAGCGGGCGAAGCGGACCTCGGCATCGCTGCCGCCATCGGCGCCGGCCTCGCCCGCGGTGCGGTTGAGGACGAGGGTGCGCGAGGGGCCGGCGCGGCCGTCCTGGCCGAAGGCGACCTGATGATGCAGGCGCACGGGGAGGGGCGCGCCGTTGCGGCGCTTCAGGTCGACATCGAGCACCTCGACGCGGACATCGCCGGGCTGGCCGCGGATCGCCTGGATCAGGGCGGCGGCGGAAGGGGTGCAGACATCGTCGAGATGCAGGCCGCCGGAGCCGAAGCGGGCGAGGTCGAAGTCGAGCCAGCCGGAGAGAGTGGCGTTGAGATAGGAAATCTCGCCGTCGGCGTCGATCGAGATGAAGCCGGCCGGCGCGTGGTCGAGATAGTCGATCGCGTGCTGGAGTTCCTGGAAGGCGTTCTCCTGGCGCTCGCGCTCCGGCGTGATGTCGGAGACCGACCAGAGCGTCGCCGTCGTGGCCTCGCGGCGGACGGGGGAAACGCGGACGCGATACCAGCCGACCTCGCCGCGCCCGTTCAGCGCGGGCTCGAGACGCACCTCCTCGACGAGGCGGCGATGCTCGCGGGCGGCGGTGGCGAGCCGGTAGATCGCCTCGGAGACGTCGGCGCGCCCGGTCAGCAGGCGGCCGACCGGCTTCAGGTCGTTGGCGCCGGTCGCCCCGGCGAGCGCCAGATAGGCCTCGTTGGCATAGACGACCTCGTTCTCGCTCTCGGTCACGACGATGCCGTCATCGGCGCGGTCGACGATCGCCTTGGTCAGGTCGTTGCGGGAGGCGCGCCCGGCAAACTGCACGAGCCCGATGGCGAAGGCGAAGAGGCCGAAGACGCCGACGACCGAGAGCAGGGCGAGCAGGCCGAGGATGAGCGGCTGCGCCCATTCATTGGCGAGGAAGCCGAGCGCGATCGCCGCGCCGACGAGCAGGGCCGCGACGAACAGGATGATCCCGATATGGCCGGGCTTGTCCGAGCGATCGATCGTATTGGTCGCCGTGCTTCCGCTCATTGCGGTGGAGTCCGTTCCCTTGCGGCCGCGCGGAAACCGGGCGGCCAAACTTCCTTCGCATCCCTGCCGAGTTAGGCGCGGCGGCCCTTCAGGCGCAAGACGTATCCGATGACTTCGGCGACAGCCTGATAGTGTTCGACAGGAATTTCTTCGTCGATGTCGACCGTGGCGTAGAGCGCGCGCGCCAGAGGCGGGTTCTCGACGATCGGCACGCGGTGCTCGCCGGCGACTTCGCGGATCTTGAGCGCCATCGCGTCGACGCCCTTGGCGAGGCAGAGCGGCGCCGCCATGCCGGGCTCGTATTGCAGCGCGACGGCGAAGTGGGTCGGGTTGGTGATGATCACGGTCGCCTTGGGCACAGCCGCCATCATGCGCTTGCGGACGCGCTGGGCGCGGATCTGGCGCAGTTTCGCCTTGACCTCCGG includes:
- a CDS encoding cyclic nucleotide-gated ion channel, whose translation is MASATPGQGWRRQVHLWFDHGAGDDLVATVIHRALVVLICANVLAIVLESVPELAARFGPGFDLLERISLALFTLEYVVRIWIAPENARYRGMSATRARFAYLASFPAIIDLLAILPLAAGLFGFSEIRILLLLRLLRFFKLGRYSPGMASLAAALASERKALVACFVILMGVMLVAASAMHLVEHEAQPDKFGTIPDAMWWAIITLTTVGYGDAYPVTAAGKAVAAVTAVLGLIMLALPVGIVATAFAQEIHRREFVVTWSMIARVPLFGGLDASEIAAVMQFLRAQTVRSGAVIMHQGEPGRALYFIASGEVEVAHADSRDRLDEGHFFGELQLDDIAIASHSPCPQAAVATAPSKLLVLDPVDFRALTTRHPQLAERIRALARG
- the alaS gene encoding alanine--tRNA ligase, yielding MSGVNDIRSTFLDYFKSQGHEIVPSSPLVPRNDPTLMFANSGMVQFKNVFTGQEKRPYSRATTAQKCVRAGGKHNDLDNVGYTARHHTFFEMLGNFSFGDYFKEQAIHHAWTLVTREFGLPKDKLTVTVYSEDDEAHALWKKIAGLTDDRIIRIPTSDNFWRMGDTGPCGPCSEIFYDHGDHIWGGPPGSAEQDGDRFIEIWNLVFMQYEEAAGGIRTDLPRPSIDTGMGLERIAAVLQGTHDNYNIDLFRALITAIADLTSVDPDGPMKASHRVIADHLRCSAFLIADGVLPSNEGRGYVLRRIMRRGMRHAQLLGAKEPLLYKLVPALTREMGRAYPELLRAEPLITETLKLEETRFRTTLARGLTLLDDASKDLTAGQSLKGDVAFTLYDTYGFPLDLTQDALRAREITVDTEGFDAAMQQQKAKARAAWSGSGEAATETLWFPLRDKVGATEFLGYDTETAEGVVTALIRDNAEVPSLKAGESGFMLVNQTPFYGESGGQVGDAGLVKAPGTVVEISDVQKKLGDVFAHSVTVKEGELKLGAAVELVVDHERRTAIRANHSATHLLHEALRLVLGDHVAQKGSLVSADRLRFDFSHPKPISAEELREVEEIANAIVLQNEPVTTRLMSVDEAIASGARALFGEKYGDEVRVVAMGTNPAGRAYSVELCGGTHASRTGDIGLVSIVGEGAVAAGVRRLEAMTGNGARLRLNEESRLLDGLASLLKVPANEAGNRLAALIEERRKLDRELTEARKKLAMGGGGAAEEPIQEIAGAKLLARAVTGIEMKDLKSLADEAKARVGSGVVAIVGVAEDGKAGVVVGVTPDLTERFDAVALVRAASEQLGGKGGGGRRDMAQAGGPDGSKAQAALDAVAAAMG
- the recA gene encoding recombinase RecA, with the protein product MNQANLKLVEGSSMDKAKALDAALSQIERAFGKGSIMRLGKNPQAIEIETISTGSLGLDIALGVGGLPKGRIVEIYGPESSGKTTLALHTIAEAQKKGGVCAFVDAEHALDPVYARKLGVNLDDLLISQPDTGEQALEITDTLVRSGAIDVLVVDSVAALTPRAEIEGEMGDVQPGLQARLMSQALRKLTASISRSNCMVIFINQIRMKIGVMYGSPETTTGGNALKFYASVRLDIRRVSTLKERDEATGNQVRVKVVKNKVAPPFKQVEFDIMFGEGISKVGELIDLGVKAGMVEKAGAWFSFDSQRLGQGRENAKSFLKANPDVAAKIEATIRQNSGLVADRILDEAAPTADDLDEGEA
- a CDS encoding response regulator, translated to MSGSTATNTIDRSDKPGHIGIILFVAALLVGAAIALGFLANEWAQPLILGLLALLSVVGVFGLFAFAIGLVQFAGRASRNDLTKAIVDRADDGIVVTESENEVVYANEAYLALAGATGANDLKPVGRLLTGRADVSEAIYRLATAAREHRRLVEEVRLEPALNGRGEVGWYRVRVSPVRREATTATLWSVSDITPERERQENAFQELQHAIDYLDHAPAGFISIDADGEISYLNATLSGWLDFDLARFGSGGLHLDDVCTPSAAALIQAIRGQPGDVRVEVLDVDLKRRNGAPLPVRLHHQVAFGQDGRAGPSRTLVLNRTAGEAGADGGSDAEVRFARFFHSTPMAIATVDETGAILHSNAAFARLIPAGLRPRTIHDLVASGAGLDAALAEVVAGRSGGAPLDLALAGEDGRSAKLYLTPVAGTEGGDGERAIVYALETTAERKLRDNMDQAGKMQAVGQLAGGIAHDFNNVLQVIINASEFLLASHRPTDPSFPDIMQIKQNAYRAAALVRQLLAFSRRQTLRPQVLELGEVLSDLSLMLKRVVADKVTLDVRQGRDLWPVKADLGQLEQVIVNLAVNARDAMPDGGRLAVRTRNVAREDCASFGHEALPTDDYVLLEVEDTGTGIPQEHLDKIFEPFFTTKEVGKGTGLGLSMVYGIVKQTGGYVFVDSTIGKGTAFQIFLPRHVPSQEEIAAEAAAREAPKKLAADHTGAGVILLVEDEDAVRALNARMLVSRGYTVHEAASGVEALDTFLQNDGQIDLVVSDVVMPEMDGPTLLGELRKRNPNTKVVFVSGYAEEAFRKNLPEGEEFHFLPKPFTMKQLVETVKAAMG